aacttcctaaaaacctaccaaatatggtgaaaagcagccaaaattttaacaagttacccaaagcttgtatatttaaatatatatcacacctggtgctattaacatgagtttcagtggaggttttgttgtgttgggctggcaactgtcagtcagatctgacaaccctggggatgggcggtggtggtggcgaattgtggcagatggaaaggaaaaggtcaaagccatcaggtgcacagtttaggaaaaagagaaaagaagaagaggagaaacaagcaaagataaaggtaagcagaagctgtgtaatatttcagtttcttccatgttttttcaaataaaaatttaaaagaaattctgagtgtgcctgtgatggtggggggaccttctgttaaagcctgtctgtcagaccatggcagaaagctacatacaccacacagcagtcgctcattacccccccaagtgtagtagtgcggcgattgctattgtgtgtgtgtgtgtgtgtgtgtgtgtggggggggggggggggggggggggggatgctcgcccagggcgccaaacaggctaggaccgccactgtcTGTGGCAAAGGGgatgagtctgacttattatactttttatatatttcagtCAAATATACCATTAAAATGATTTGCAGATCAttccctgctgctgttttttacATTGTACTCTGTGTCCTAATGTCCTTGAAGTGGGGTTATATATGTCACAGCCCTCTCTGCCTTCCTTCTGTCAGTCGGTGTTTCCTCCCATGCTGTCCAGAGGTCTTCCTCAGAGACATCACATAGTCATCTACATGCTGCTGCACTCGTCCCTCACTCACCTGCAGCTACAGGTAACAGCTGACAGTGTCTCCTCTGGTGGTGGGCGTGATCTTTGCatcattttagaaactgctggatGACTTTTACCTGATCTTAGTGCCATATACATCATATACATCATGCTGGATGATGATAGAAATGAGCTCAGTGGCTTTGGACAAAGCAAACACAACTCTGTTGTtattgtagccccttaactggccagggcccagtgacgggccgtttgtagtcccttttatatggcaggctagaccctcccatttttattgacacgtcattcggccaatcatgtaactggctgcaccaaatcacctgacaaagctacgtgacgccctctgagtattattggctctgggaaacccatttcttaacatgattggccgaatgaggtgtcaatcaaaatgggcgggtctagcctgccatataaatgcacttgattCGGCCTGCGGACCAGACGCGGccggttaataggctatgaaatgggttgttcagagccaataataaccagagggtgttatgaagttgtttcaggtgattttttttgctgccagttaaggggttaatgtaATTATGAGTGCATATGGTTTAATTTACCTCACTTCTTTTGAATGTACCCCTCTGTCTTTTATATTTACCCCTTTGTCTTTAacatttgtctctgttttttgtaaattttcatAATTTTGAAGCGACTTTTGCAAACCAGGCTCTTATGTTATTCCTCTCCTGTTGTCCCCCCCCCCGCGCAGCCCTCTCTCAGGCCTTCGCCTGCTGAGGTCAGTGCCTGTCTGTGGGCTGACAGCCGGCTGGTCAGAGCCATCGTGTCTGCTGTGGACGGCGAGGATGCCGAGGTTCGGCTGGACGACCAGCCGGATAGCATCAGGTATCACAGGTTTAGATGAGAGCTGGAGTCGGGTATCTGGTGCTCATTAGTAAATCAGATCAAATCAACTtgttaaatgtagaaaaaagtcaatttttatgttttgattttgcaGCCTTTCTATAAaaattgatatatatttttaatgtctacTTGTCTGTGGTCTTTTTGGacgtctgtctgtgtttcagtgtgtcgCAGGTGTCTGCAGATGGCGCTCTGACTGAGTCTTTGATGCCACTGGCGGTCTTCATCAGTCGGGCGCCAGCCAGCGGTCCCGATGTGGAGCGGGTCAGCACCGGGACCAAGTTTGCCCtggagctgtggctcaggacctTGGATgagcctgacctctgaccttgagccGCCATCTAAAACCCCACCCTGCAGGCATCAGGAAGGACACGCCAGGATGAGAGAAATGATTTTGCTGTGAATCCCACTGCTGTTCtacacagaaacatttaaaatagaaatgaCTTTCTATTGTTACTTcagaccagcaggtggcagtgcAGACCAGGTGTGGCTGGCAGGCTGTTTATGGGGACAGGAGACGCTGCAGCAACTGACATGGTGGTTGTTTAATGGGCTTATGGGTATTTTCAGCTCAAGACTCAAATCAGATTCATGTAAAGAAAgtaaaaccaagaaaaaaagaacttttatCAGATGGCACTCTGAAGCAGCTTATGTTGGAAAATGACTTGTACAGAACAGATAGTGTCCCAGTTATGTATAATAACTATATGTATAATaaaatgagtgtttgttttggttttccaaAATTCTGGTTCTGATAAGAATGAGACAATCCCAGACTTTTATTATCTAAAATAATCATGTTAtccaaataaaacatcaaatgtaaTTCTTTTGTCACATAAATGCTATTTTTAGTTAAATATGACAGTTTCCAAATTATTATCTACCATGTACATCTGCTGAGGGAGACTCTGTGGTGTCACgaaaagaaaaatggatttttttgAGAAAACAATAAATACTCAGCCCAGAACTTTTCTTTATGTAATTGATTGAACAAAAGTTgacatgtacagtactgtgcaaaaacgtgaccacatatttttttaaattttgctcccaagcagccagactttctcgTAACTTTAAAGTACTCTTGAGGAACTGTTCTCCagatttctgaaggtctttcacggttctttggacactggctgctttttcattttcagtccagtccttgtacgtGACCATTTTTTGTGTTAAGCCTCTGCACTCTGACCTATGACTCATCGAAGTATAAAAAGGCTCCTAACACAGGGATGAACCAGCGTTGAGTCAACACACAACAGATTACTTGGCacagaaccagttttaaattagTTTTAAGTTTCAAAGTCCACATTGATGGCAGGACTCGAGGTTTCCCAGCAGACCATtgtccaaagcatcacactgactCTGCTGGACTTCTTCCCACAGTGAATTCTAGTGCCAAGGgttccccaggtaagtgacactcacacacacacacccggccatccacgtgatgtaaaagaaatcttgactcatcagagcaggtgaccttcttccattgctctgtggtccaggtCTGATGCTCACTGGTCCGTAATTGGCGCATTTGGCAGTGAAAAGGGGTCAGCATGgacaccctgactggtctgctgCTATGCAGcctcatacacaacaaactatGATGCATtttgtattctgacacctttctatcagaatcAGCATTAAGCTTTTCAGCAGtgtgagctacagtagctaATCTGTTGGATTGGCCCACacagcatcagtgagcctttGCTGCCAATGACCCTGTCAATGGTTCACTGCTCCTTCCATGGACcactttgatagatactgaccactgcaagCTGGCAACGCCCCACAGCAGCTgtagttttggagatgctctgacccagtggtctagccatcacagtttggcccttgtcaaattcactcaaatccttacgctgcccatttttcctgcttctaacatcaaattagaggaaaaaatgttgacttgctccctaatatgtcccacccactaacaggtgccatgatgaagagattattcacttcacctgtcaatGGTCATAATGTTAAGCCTACTCAGTGTGTTGCCTTTATCGCACTCAGAATCATTTGTTACTGTTGTCAGCCTTATGTTGGCTCTGATATGGTAACtggaccagttcttatatagcacttttctactgtacatgcctcattcacaagcacttctttctaggGCAAAGTGATTTCTATCTGACATCCACACATATTCAGTCTCCCAACAGCTGCACTGGcgcagcagccaggaatcaaaccaccaaccttccgattagtaggtgacctgttctacctcctgagctacagctaaaCATCTCTGATAAACATGAGGTCTGCTGTAGCATGGCTGTAATCAAGTCCATTTCCTCCTGCTAAATTGGACCTTTACTTGTTCTCAGTTGTAATTGTTACAATGATTCTGAGTCAGATACAGCAAATATTTGGTTATTGTTTAGATAAGTGTAACCCTGAAGTCATAAATAGGCTGCCAAGGACATTCTGGTTTTAGGGATTTAGTGAGGCCCAGTCACACACCTTATCAGGTCATAGTGTTTGTGGGATCCATGGAAACTAAATTATAtcactttaatttaattacatttatttatatataaaaagcatGTCCCTGAACACGAGCTCAGTCCCCTTCTTACCAGTCATTTCAGCTTTAGGCCGCAGGCTGAGAACAATAAAGGTTTAGTTTGGCAGGAGGAAACTGACCTGTGACCCAGAGCTGAGATgactgcaggaagacagctgagCTTAATTTCAGTATTTCATGATATACATGGTGTTTTATAGGTTCACTGGAGATTATAGACAatgaatgtaattaaaaatgtatatttgttACCATGGCAGCAGACTGTAGTCCATCCTGAAGGAGTTCAACATCATTATTGAGTACCTGTTGAGCAGCAGCATCATCTCAGTTCAACAACTATCACCAGAGGCAGATGCAACAGACAGAAAGACGGGTACTTGTATTACTCAAATATTTCCTGTATCCAGCTCAGAAATCATTGCTGCTTCTGACTGAGTCAAGCTGGCTCTGACACTGCTCACAAATTCAAAGCGAGCTTTGGCACTGCTTTAAACCTTTACCTGTTTTCAACTATAAcataactataactataactgaCCCAAAGCTGAATAACTGGCAGGAAGACGGCTGAGCTGATGTCACACATGGTGTTTCATAGGTTCACGGGCTGAACAGATGCaataaatgtcattaaatatgtgcatatgatTCAGTTACCGGagtccacacaaacacatcagacctgacaggtgtgtgtatGACCGCACCTCATTAAATCACTAAAAGCAGGAAGTGCTTGGCAGcctgttcatgttttattgttctcAACAAATCCAACatgtacagtgatgtgaaaaagtatttgcccccttcctgatttctttttttttaatcatatgtaTCACAGTCACATGTTTCATTAGCAAAATAAGCCAAGAGCAAAAACCACTGGTTCCTAACTTTACAACAGGCAATATTGCTGTgataacacacatttatttaatgaggCGGCCTGTTTCATATTCAGGTGCTGGTTTTCATCACGTGCTGTGTTTCACTGACTGAGTCCTTCAGACTGACTCTGTCACTGAAGTCGATGGTCATCCATTAAGAGTTTACCTgtcagtacctgcagaaacagtacctgcatgGCAGTGTCCATTGGTCAGTAAGAGCTGTTGTTGCTCGGCAACAGGAGCACCTGACAATACTGTTCTATGTGGGCGGGGCTTGTTacaaatttcaaaacaaaatgttcagtAGAACTCACATCGCttagtttcagcatttttaaacaagacagacaacacagcagaccacagacaacacagcagaccacagactacacagcagaccacagacaacacagcagaccacagactacacagcagaccacagactacacagcagaccacagacaacacagcagaccacagacaacacagcagaaaagacatctcagcatctcaaataaaacagaaattatcacagcgaaagcacaacaacaaaatactggAAGAACACAGCTTTGACTCGTAACATCTGAAAGGtagcttcatttcctcttttacaaatttcttcctttgattaaaacttttctcagttgatttggcccaattctcacagcagaaaagtgattttcaccactcttaatgcagttctccaaacagttaaagcatttttcataacttatactcacctgtgcaaaaggcATCAGATTGTTTTGACTTGAATCAAAACCTTACAAAAGGTGCAAAAATGTGGGTCTAACAGAGAGTAAAACGTGTTCAGACACAAAGATGAAATGTGAAGCATTTATTTGAAACCTTATTAAATTcctgaaatggagaaaagaaaaatgatactTGTGAAATATATGCTTCAGAAAACAAGGGGAACAGATACAATATGAGAACATGGCATCAACTACTGTATAGTCCATAAAGCCATGCTACATacattcagcagccactttattaggtacacttgttgGTCGGTCAACCTCAAAAAAAGTTTGAGGTCATTTGATTGAAACACTAACACAATGCTGGACAATATTCAGAAAATGAGAGCTGGAGAGTTGTGAGTGACAAAAGTGTGAGAATTGCTCCAAATCGATTGAGAAGAAACTGtaacagcactttaaaaaaaagacattttcatgggaggctaataattctgtcctgatctgttgcttcatttcttgGTGGAAAAGCCGCAATGAACAGGCCAAACTCCGGAGCAGGACTGGTGAGCGCCTCGCCCTTCACAACCGTCTCAGAGCTTATCGCGCTGCGCGAGGCCTTTAAGTCCCTGCAGGTGGAAAACTACAAGCTCAAAGAAGATGTGCAACGAGTTCAACATCAacttaaagaggaagaaaaagggaaaatggagGCAAAGATGGAAGTAGAGAACATAAAGAAGGAGCTGAGAGCAGTAAAGAAagaattagaagaagaaaaaaaaggaaaagagcatgTGGAGACGGATGCGGAAGATCTCAAAAAGAAActacaggaagtggaagaagccCTAGAGGAGGAAGTCAAAGCAAGACTGGAGGCTAAAGATGAAAATAGGAAAATAAAGGAGGACTTGTTAGAATTAGTCAAAGCATTTGAAGAGGTAGAAAGGGAGATGCATGAGCGGGCAGAGGACGAAACCAAAACTGTGATGCAGAAGctacaggaagtggaagaagccCTAGAGGAGGAAGTCAAAGCAAGTCTGGAGGCTAAAGATGAAAATAGGAAAATAAAGGAGGACTTGTTAGAATTAGTCAAAGCATTTGAAGAGGTAGAAAGAGAGGTGCATGAGCGGGCAGAGGACGAAACCAAAACTGTGAAGCAGAAGctacaggaagtggaagaagccCTAGAGGAGGAAGTCAAAGCAAGACTGGAGGCTAAAGATGAAAATAGGAAAATAAAGGAGGACTTGTTAGAATTAGTCAAAGCATTTGAAGAGGTAGAAAGGGAGATGCATGAGCGGGCAGAGGACGAAACCAAAACTGTGATGCAGAAGctacaggaagtggaagaagccCTAGAGGAGGAAGTCAAAGCAAGTCTGGAGGCTAAAGATGAAAATAGGAAAATAAAGGAGGACTTGTTAGAATTAGTCAAAGCATTTGAAGAGGTAGAAAGAGAGGTGCATGAGCGGGCAGAAGACGAAACCAAAACTGTGAAGCAGAAGctacaggaagtggaagaagccCTAGAGGAGGAAGTCAAAGCAAGACTGGAGGCTAAAGATGAAAATAGGAAAATAAAGGAGGACTTGTTAGAATTATTCAAAGCATTTGAAGAGGAGGAAATGGAGATGCATGAGCGGGCAGAGGACGAAACCAAAACTGTGAAGCAGAAACTGCGGGAAGTGCAGCATGTGCTCcaagaagaaattaaagaaaagctgatggtcaaaaaagactcagaagatctaaaaaatgaattattggccacaaaacaaaaactagaggaggaaaaaatagaagtttctataaatacaaacatgcccgagactgaaatgacagcaaaagaGTGTAAAAGAGCTCTCAAACAGCTCAAACTAGAACACAAAGCAGCCAAGAAGAATttaaaagtgaaagcaaaagaggccaaaaagaaactgaaaggaaaagtgaaagaggccgagcagcagctgctgaacacaatgaaagagctgaagaagcagaagaaatccACTAAGACTTGAAGtccacttcctctttctcctccttccctccctctcctcatccttccctctgtctcctccttccctctgtctcctcatgccccccctcctcccaccacACCTTTCTCTTTAACACCCCTAACCTTccatttttcctccctccctttccCTCTATCTTTCCCATCTCCTTTTTGACTTGTTTCAAGTTATATTTCCTCCCATTCTTTAGttattaagtttccttttttagtgattgagtttcctaaatgttagttgttaagtttcttttttttagttgttgagtttcctaaatgttagttgttaagtttcctttttttagtggttgagtttcctaaattttaattgttaagtgtcttattttttttagttgttaagtttcctttttcagtggttgagtttcctaaatgttagttgttaagtttcttattttttagttgttaagtttccttttttcattggttgagtttcctaaattttaattgttaagtttcttattttttagttgttaagtttccttttttttagtggttgagtttcctaaatgttagttgttaagtttccttttttagttgttaaatgtgattgaaatgtgttgtgttttgatgtcTTCATATAATAAAGGaatacaaagtaaacaaaagaggtttctgtcagtatgtacaACAGGACGAGAGGAAGCACTAactcctttgtgtgtttttgtgtgtatgtcctCATGGCTCCATTAATGGTGTACAactcattttattcacagttgtGTATCACAGAAGTTACTGGTCCTATGAAGTGTccccacaaaaacttttgaaattgcattttttcacacaaacatcatttaattcttctgcttcattttcaaacacattcatcatAAACCACCTCAGATAGTAAAGAGACTCGGGACCGGATCCATCCTGATGTATCACAGACTCTGTAATGGATCTGCAAACTGGCTCCGGATCGGAGTCCATTCGCACAGCGGGATGAATCCAGAATGGACCAGATTTATGGATCAGGATCGCTCCTTGTACTTTTCtgcacagctggttataagctaacattatggcAGCTAACGTTAGgctcgagtgtcctaaaaacCCGCTTTCTCTCCGACACAGTTTGattaagtcaagtcaagtcaagtcaagtttatttataaagcacatttaaaacaacgacgttgaccaaagtgctgtacaagatctgtaaccccaaggactatactaaataaaaataaaaatatataaataaataaataaaataataaaataaaaataaataaataaaaacattaagaacaataaataacataagaaaattaaaaattaaaacgtttaaaacaagtaccataaaataccataaaacaatcatctaaaaggaggtagcactgcagccaaatgccaaggaaaagaaatgtgtttttaatagagatttaaatgtgtgtatcgtctgagctgtgcggatatggagaggtagatcgttccatagctttggtgctgctgctgcaaaagctcgatcacctctctgttttagtctagttttaggcctctgtaagagcagctggttcgatgacctcagagctcttacaggggtgtgacagtgaagcagctcagacagatacaaaggtgccagtccgtttaaggctttaaaagtaagcaataaaatcttaaaatcgattctaaaacggacagggagccagtgaagggatgacaggactggggtaatgtgttcatgcttttttaaaccggttaaaagacgagctgccgcattctggactacctgcaggcggcgcacagatgattgatctatgccaaagtacagagaattacagtagtccaggcgggaagtaataaaagcatgaataactttttccaggtcctgctgtgggagataaggttttaccttggcaatgactctgagttggtaaaaactgattttggtaacagcacttacttgcttctccattttaaaactactatctaaaatgacacccagatttttcacagcatcacgacagtgaggagccaaatgactcggagtgccagaggagtagcttgaggggtcaaatttaccaaagcatatgacctcggttttgctttcattaagatttaggaaattgtttctcatccaggacttgatgtcacttagacagttcagcaggggttcccatggatctctgctgttcagtttgatgggcatatatacctggatgtcgtcagcaaaacagtggaaacaaatattgtgtttcctaaaaatcgaccctagaggcaacatatacaatgagaaaagaattgggcccagaatggacccctgaggcactccacaagaaagctttgctgtggtagaaaaacagtttcctagatggacagagaaacttctatcagtaagataagatctgaaccaagtcagaaccgtgcctttaatgccaatttcatgttctaggcgggatagaaggatctcgtggtccacagtgtcaaaggcagctgacagatctagaagtactaaaactgcaggactaccagagtccacagttaaaagcagatcgttaaaaactcttaaaagagccgtctctgtgctgtgacgcattctaaaacctgactgaaacttttcccacattccatgttcacttaaaaatgcttgaagttgcttaaaaacaactttttcaagaaccttggataaaaatggtaatttagaaattggtctgtaatttgaaagaacatcagggtcaaggttcttcttcttggttagaggctgtacaactgcatgtttaaaggcagctggaacacaaccagatgcaagcgcactgttaatcagagcgaggatagttggtcccactgaatcaaaagcctctttaaaaaggcg
This window of the Archocentrus centrarchus isolate MPI-CPG fArcCen1 chromosome 16, fArcCen1, whole genome shotgun sequence genome carries:
- the LOC115794968 gene encoding cingulin-like protein 1; this translates as MNRPNSGAGLVSASPFTTVSELIALREAFKSLQVENYKLKEDVQRVQHQLKEEEKGKMEAKMEVENIKKELRAVKKELEEEKKGKEHVETDAEDLKKKLQEVEEALEEEVKARLEAKDENRKIKEDLLELVKAFEEVEREMHERAEDETKTVMQKLQEVEEALEEEVKASLEAKDENRKIKEDLLELVKAFEEVEREVHERAEDETKTVKQKLQEVEEALEEEVKARLEAKDENRKIKEDLLELVKAFEEVEREMHERAEDETKTVMQKLQEVEEALEEEVKASLEAKDENRKIKEDLLELVKAFEEVEREVHERAEDETKTVKQKLQEVEEALEEEVKARLEAKDENRKIKEDLLELFKAFEEEEMEMHERAEDETKTVKQKLREVQHVLQEEIKEKLMVKKDSEDLKNELLATKQKLEEEKIEVSINTNMPETEMTAKECKRALKQLKLEHKAAKKNLKVKAKEAKKKLKGKVKEAEQQLLNTMKELKKQKKSTKT